A single genomic interval of Takifugu flavidus isolate HTHZ2018 chromosome 19, ASM371156v2, whole genome shotgun sequence harbors:
- the LOC130515778 gene encoding uncharacterized protein LOC130515778, giving the protein MQEQLRRYKKQLRAAEQTIRDNNQTILKAQMKDKKNEQTITHMQQLLAKKDLETREKLQGELEKERKVAQEAEQRAATIERKAELANNLHRKLLIAEKKKSAAAVEEISILMEKVRDLNHMLMVKNTKTPADSAMKEVRKIKQDDTKEKDFGREVKKAETDKGTQSFSKPLATFKTGTKTQEKPKDTRNRTLPDAKTANETKEKTPGESPSTQENSLHFPQGNPQRRMQIPIRSRWSRGL; this is encoded by the exons ATGCAGGAACAGCTCAGAAGATACAAAAAGCAGCTGCGAGCAGCTGAGCAGACGATAAGAGACAACAACCAGACGATTCTGAAGGCACAGATGAAAGATAAAAAGAATGAGCAgaccatcacacacatgcaacagctGCTGGCTAAGAAAGACCTGGAGACCAGAGAAAAGCTGCAAGGAGAattagaaaaagagagaaaagtggCCCAGGAGGCGGAACAGAGGGCTGCG ACGATAGAACGAAAAGCTGAATTGGCCAACAATTTACATCGAAAATTACTTATTGCGGAGAAGAAAAAATCAGCAGCTGCAGTTGAGGAAATTTCCATCCTCATGGAAAAGGTGCGGGATCTCAACCACATGCTCATG GTCAAAAACACAAAGACTCCTGCTGATTCTGCGATGAAAGAagtaagaaaaataaagcaggaTGACACAAAGGAGAAAG ACTTCGGCAGGGAGGTCAAAAAAGCAGAGACCGACAAGGGGACTCAAAGCTTTTCGAAACCTCTGGCCACTTTCAAAACTGGCACTAAGACCCAAGAAAAGCCAAAAGACACCAGAAACAGGACCCTTCCTGATGCCAAAACTGCCAATGAAACCAAGGAAAAGACTCCCGGTGAATCTCCATCAACACAGGAAAATTCACTTCACTTCCCTCAGGGAAACCCCCAGAGACGAATGCAAATACCAATAAGAAGCAGATGGTCCAGAGGTCTGTGA
- the LOC130515775 gene encoding meiosis-specific nuclear structural protein 1-like: protein MTKKLLATQELQMKRLKTVIDNLLTQLEKVKLENRTLKQAQGRLQQSKITENKFEELKAQYSKDTHVWQEQLRNYRRQLRAAEKTIKDNNLIFLKEQIKVKKHEQTITHMKQLMAKKEMETRDKMLRELDKQKKVAQEAVERAAEVERKADLTNSLHQKLLRAEKNKTAAATEEISLLMEKVKDLNNKLLIEGKAQRNPNTGAHFVMNEITKKIKENNTKEKDSRRETMRRQESERTTQGWSKHMRSVKTYTKASVKTDETRKSSSNHLHAAKTYMKTSEKPDETEAIVLGGSKPVDKADSEPTEKTPDESPPSQKPTKLEESQLNNGEQQEHEEKKEKRRKKQDTKRNSPEVEKPKSLSEDQMLAEMTAISREEQMDQSAATGVSRPKSSSQCSTEGIAVLSLKSWTSQRSLNKEVETEAVKMIESLDDHSFQDKLLGQRQGPAGDTQNLLDDPDDNQQTNGSLKKTGSASVESPPGLMSDFV, encoded by the exons ATGACAAAGAAGCTTCTTGCAACTCAAGAACTGCAGATGAAGCGTTTAAAGACTGTGATCGATAATCTTCTAACTCAGCTTGAGAAGGTCAAGCTCGAGAACCGAACGCTAAAACAG GCACAAGGGCGTCTGCAGCAGAGCAAAATTACAGAAAACAAGTTTGAGGAGCTAAAGGCACAATACAGCAAAGACACTCACGTGTGGCAGGAGCAGCTCAGAAATTACAGAAGGCAGCTGCGAGCAGCTGAGAAGACAATAAAGGACAACAACCTGATCTTTCTGAAGgaacaaattaaagtgaaaaagCATGAGCAGACCATCACACACATGAAACAGCTGATGGctaagaaagagatggagaccAGAGATAAGATGCTACGAGAACtggacaaacagaaaaaagtggCCCAGGAGGCGGTGGAGAGAGCTGCG GAGGTAGAACGCAAAGCTGACCTGACCAACAGTTTGCATCAAAAGCTACTTCGAGCAGAGAAGAATAAAACAGCAGCCGCGACTGAGGAAATTTCCCTTCTCATGGAAAAGGTGAAGGATCTCAACAACAAGCTCCTG ATTGAGGGAAAGGCACAAAGAAACCCAAACACAGGAGCTCACTTCGTAATGAATGAAATAACGAAGAAAATAAAGGAGAACAACACAAAGGAGAAAG ACTCCAGGAGAGAGACCATGAGGCGGCAGGAGTCTGAAAGAACCACACAGGGATGGTCTAAGCATATGCGCTCTGTTAAAACCTACACTAAAGCCAGTGTAAAGACAGACGAGACCAGAAAAAGCTCTTCAAATCATCTGCATGCTGCTAAAACCTACATGAAAACCAGTGAAAAGCCAGATGAGACTGAAGCAATTGTCCTGGGTGGGTCCAAACCTGTTGACAAAGCTGACTCTGAGCCCACTGAAAAGACTCCTGATGAATCTCCACCATCACAG AAACCAACAAAGCTAGAGGAGAGCCAGCTGAACAATGGTGAACAGCAGGAgcatgaggagaaaaaagagaagaggcgCAAAAAACAGGACACAAAGCGAAACTCCCCAGAAGTGGAGAAGCCAAAGAGTCTCAGTGAAGATCAGATGTTGGCAGAAATGACCGccatcagcagagaggagcagatggaCCAGAGCGCTGCGACTGGTGTCTCAAGGCCTAAATCATCAAGTCAATGCTCTACCGAGGGAATCGCTGTGCTTTCTTTAAAAAGTTGGACTTCACAAAGATCCCTGAACAAAGAGGTGGAAACAGAAGCAGTGAAGATGATAGAAAGCCTGGATGATCATTCCTTCCAGGACAAATTACTGGGCCAAAGACAAGGACCAGCTGGTGATACACAAAACCTGCTAGATGATCCTGACGACAATCAACAGACAAACGGCAGCTTGAAGAAAACTGGGTCAGCTTCGGTGGAATCCCCTCCCGGCCTAATGAGCGACTTCGTGTAA